One segment of Ricinus communis isolate WT05 ecotype wild-type chromosome 8, ASM1957865v1, whole genome shotgun sequence DNA contains the following:
- the LOC8284691 gene encoding DNA-directed RNA polymerase I subunit rpa49 translates to MELESRLNKIEAISQESPQTASKKSKKKRKREKEKERCDDGQNDLLPVIDRPNEQSPLNVKIEVIYDQTDKTPPIVGYFPSGYKPSKHNESNNLHDTSNEENATSSLSQPSVKFYRNAQRTKIEKSSNERNEKWRSSERMELVVSPNGSNVDFVGKSYKGEATAAQLCTYALGVLDKKTKTLKIMPIAGNKIFRLEPKIQGVDASDKEPSVLENEDLSKENMAVRKKTLTDTYGTKKSITQGKRMEIMMQGDNPESRKDLDQKIDNVVVNKAALEDTSAHVARNIPPHNTSATTPQEAYPLGRIILTGEWDYLEDLYEILQAGEGAAINAYPVFVRNRIHKLREIQDEVERKTYSRIFSYITHLLKFKDLHSMDGVSSAKNHKFPSILRQKFMGMFTPESRKLPVEKIDLLISYVLVLSLYADDFRTDPTDIAKDLRVSRVMVRTHFENLGCKIVCENKLSLATLPVPLKFPVQRQRRARR, encoded by the exons ATGGAATTAGAATCGCGattgaataaaattgaagCTATAAGCCAAGAATCACCACAAACAGCAAGCAAGAAatcaaaaaagaagagaaagagagagaaagagaaagagagatgtGATGATGGCCAGAATGACCTGCTACCTGTCATTGATAGACCCAATGAGCAATCACCTTTGAATGTTAAAATAGAAGTAATCTACGACCAAACTGATAAAACCCCTCCTATAGTGGGTTATTTCCCTTCTGGGTATAAGCCTAGTAAACATAATGAAAGCAACAATTTACATGATACTAGTAATGAAGAAAATGCAACGTCATCACTGTCACAACCAAGTGTTAAGTTTTATAGGAATGCTCAAAGGACTAAGATTGAGAAAAGCTCCAATGAGAGGAATGAGAAATGGAGAAGTTCAGAAAGGATGGAACTGGTTGTGAGTCCTAATGGGTCAAATGTGGACTTTGTGGGTAAGAGCTATAAAGGTGAGGCTACGGCTGCACAGTTATGTACATATGCACTTGGGGTTCTCGATAAGAAGACAAAGACTTTGAAGATTATGCCTATTGCTGGAAATaag ATATTCCGATTGGAGCCAAAAATTCAAGGAGTTGATGCTTCTGATAAGGAACCTTCAGTTTTGGAAAATGAGGATCTTTCTAAAGAAAACATGGCAGTTAGGAAGAAGACACTTACTGATACATATGGTACAAAGAAATCTATAACCCAG GGTAAAAGAATGGAGATTATGATGCAGGGAGACAATCCTGAGTCTCGGAAAGATTTGGACCAGAAAATTGACAATGTTGTGGTAAACAAGGCGGCTCTTGAGGATACCAGTGCTCATGTTGCTCGGAATATTCCACCTCATAACACCTCTGCCACCACACCTCAGGAAGCCTATCCACTGGGCAGGATTATTCTCACAGGAGAGTGGGATTACCTGGAAGATCTTTATGAGATCTTGCAAGCAGGGGAAGGAGCAGCAATCAATGCTTACCCGGTTTTTGTCCGCAACAGAATCCATAAATTACGAGAAATTCAG GATGAAGTGGAGAGGAAGACATACTCCCGCATTTTCTCATACATCACTCATCTTCTAAAGTTTAAAGATCTGCATTCCATGGATGGTGTTTCTTCGGCAAAGAACCATAAATTTCCAAGCATTCTCCGTCAGAAATTTATGGGGATGTTTACTCCAGAATCAAGAAAGCTGCCAGTTGAGAAAATTGATCTTCTCATTAGTTATGTCTTAGTGCTCAGTCTGTATGCTGATGATTTCCGGACGGATCCGACAGATATTGCAAAGGATTTGAGAGTTAGTCGAGTTATGGTGCGAACACATTTTGAGAATTTGGGGTGCAAGATTGTATGTGAAAATAAGTTGTCGTTGGCAACCCTTCCGGTTCCTCTCAAATTCCCAGTCCAAAGGCAGAGGCGGGCCCGACGATAG